The genomic interval GAGGTCAAAACACAAAGCAGTTTCAGCTGAACACGAGCCTTGTGTCACGTTAAATACTAGCAGCAGATTATTGGGATTCTGCTAACATTAAAATGACAAATTGGAGGCATTTGAACATAGAGAAAGTCTAGCAGAACATTATTGGGATTCTGATAACATTATGTTGAAATGCCTCCAATTTGTCATCTTAGATCAAAGAGACAAGTCTTTTAGAGACAGAAGTGTCTGCAGGGAGTTGGTCGCAGGATGAACCCCAAGGCACATGATTCAAATATCCAATAAGTTGATTAAATCAACCAAAGGAATTGATTCTACACTGTCTCAAGTCACCATCTTTAGGCTCTCTCTCATCTCCAACTGTCCTCAGTCCCAGACTAGAAATTCACTCTCAAAGGAGAAATGCGAAAGGAGTCAGAATTGAGAAAACACACCTTTTGGCATTTCCAAATCACAAGCGGTTGAGTCATCACTCTAAAATGATTACTTAATAACTATAACATTATGGAACTATATTGCAATGCCTTTAAAGTTCGAAAATGCTGACAGTCCGTCATGTATTATTTGTCAAGTAACGATGCCAATGaaaaacaagataaaacaaagcactATTTTCCCAGAGGCGATAATCATTGAGTTTTCAGACGACACCCATTTCCTCCTCCTTCCTGGTGGTGCAATAGAGGCTGGTGTTGATTCAATCACTTCCTGTGGCCGACACCTCAATAACAAATAGACCCAAGTCACCCAAAAAACGATTACCATTTTATAACCATTCTACAACACAGACAGTTTCTTTCAGGTTAGCATAGAGCAGAGTTTCTTAATTAAAGTATGGGTTGCGACCCACTTGTCAATGGTTCGTCGCGACGTAAATGTATAAATATTTCATTTCTGCAGTTTTGTTGAAGATCACTGCGCGACCCACACGCTGCAGCGCTGTCGTTCAAGCCACTgacttgttttatttttttataattattattattattatttttttttttttgtgtaacaTCCATTTATTACCACATATGAGAAATATGGAAATTACAAACATTGTTTTATTTAAACATCTTAACATTTCAAATTCCAATTAAGAAACAAAAATGATTTTAATCAAAAGGGTGACACAACCTGAGAAGCAAAGGGGGAGGTCTAAATATCTGTGACCATTCCAATTACAGCTCACATAACATTAACATACATGATCACTTTACCAATTAGACTGTTTTTGGTTTGCAAGAGAGCATTGACCACCAGCTCCATAAACCTCACAACAAGGCCCCTCAGGAGTGATCACAAAGAACACTGGATTCACTATTTGTTTGCAAAAGCCTTTAAATGCTGTCTCCAATTATTTATCGCAGAAGCCAAATTTGAGAATTCAAAGACAAAGGGAAAATAGTGCCAATATAAGAGGCAATGAAATGAGAATGAACAATCTAGAATCCCCTTCGACAGCTAAAACAAATCACAAGCTTCAACACCTGTAGAAACGATAGCTTACGTCAATTTTGTTTTCTGTACAAAATTTTATTTGAATCCAGCTCCATTTCATTCACAAATCTTTTATCCACTATGAAAAATGTGCGTAAGCATAAAAAATAATTACCCATGATAATGATCAATATTGTAATAAACAATTGCTCCAGAGATGTTTTTGAATTGTATACAATTTGCTGTGCTGATCAGAATCTACACGCTCACACACAAGGGGGGCTGGACTCTCGTTCATGTGTTGCCATGAAAGATACCAGCTCAGTCTCTATTTCACTGGAAGAGtagggaaggaggaaggggacTAGGCCAGTTGTTCTAGCACCCTGCAGAGAAAGAGGTACTCCACTCTGCAGACAAAAACCTAACCCCATCCTCCTGCGACCACAACCTATGTCAGATTCCCTGTCTTGTTTTATCTGATCTCTCCACACGGCATCATGACAATGGAACATCTGATTtgatggtgtgatggtggggGATCTGACCAGCAACAAGCAGGTACATGCACAAAAGAGTACCCTATAATAGTCTGCTGTCGAGAGTACTAAGAAAACACCACTATACACATTATTCGTATCATAATTGTTTCTCTAAATCACTACCAAcataagaggagagggggagggaaggggagggcagacttgaggggaggagaggtaaaTCAGGTAGGCATCTAAGCACGCTCCCCACGGATACGACGGGCCAGCTGGATGTCTTTGGGCATGATGGTGACACGCTTGGCGTGGATGGCGCACAGGTTGGTGTCCTCAAACAGACCAACCAAGTAAGCCTCGCTGGCCTCCTGCAGGGCCCCAATGGCTGCACTCTGGAAACGCAGGTCAGTCTTGAAGTCCTGAGCAATTTCTCTCACCAGGCGCTGGAATGGCAGCttgcggatcagcagctcagtggacttctggtaacgaCGGATCTCACGCAGGGCCACAGTACCAGGTCTGTAACGATGGGGCTTCTTGACCCCACCAGTAGAAGGGGCACTCTTGCGGGCAGCTTTGGTGGCCAGCTGCTTACGTGGGGCTTTGCCTCCAGTAGATTTACGGGCTGTCTGCTTGGTACGGGCCATGGCTCCTACAAATCACCTACACCAAAAGTGGTTAAAAAGAATGTGAgaagtgtttagcttgtctggcgGTCAAGCCACTGACTTGTTATTCCCACTCGCCATCACTCACCGCGGTCATGAAATGGACCCATGATAGCCATAAattctgactgagctcaatcgtCATGAGACGCAAATACAGTGATGACTTTTTGTCTCTTTCATACAAACTTTGAGAAATAACGAGGAGTGCCCGCAATGTGTGTTGTGTGGggaagtgcttagtaatgagtctctcaaaacgaacaaattaataaaacgacacgtcctgaccaaacatccTGGCACAACATGACGGTAAACCCAGGGTGATATTTCAGGACAGGgcagaatgcttcaggaaacagagcTTCGTTTGTGGAAAAGTAAGTCAACTAGCAAggcattgttgtcattttataacaggtgATAAACAGAAATAAGGGAGCACTATATCTCATCGTAGTAGATGTGAATGTCTCTTTCCAACAATCCCCTAGCCTTGTAACGTTacacagctaacgttagccaaagcAACCATAAGAAACAGTACAGATGAAGATAaaaaaatgatcaggcctactgtacatcttactgtagaaatgatcaggcctactgtacatcttactgtagaaatgatcaggcctactgtacatcttactgtagaaatgatcaggcctactgtacatcttactgtagaaatgatcaggcctactgtacatcttactgtagaaatgatcaggcctactgtacatcttactgtagaaatgatcattgaaaacaagtctaggttggaactgttgctgttacaAGTATTAATatttattctgaactggaataaactgattgaagcaagatgctttttgagacaaacactcacacatttctgggttgttcatctgAAGCAGGAAGCGgcctcctgcctgactgagaaagcagtagatgttctggtcCAGCTTGGCACCATCTACCTACGCAAGTCAGGGTTCTGAAGTACAGAAACAGTGTCATtgctgagcatgacctcagtgTTGCACTGTCTAAAACAgagcccagaatagacatgcttgttgaaaacttcagccagacacacacctctcattaggactgtgtgtatgtgtgtgttttctggtctacatttgtgtgatgtgatcaatcagtttattccagttcagaatttaaaaaaaaagtattttaacagcaacagttccaacctagacgtTCTATCAACAATAATgtatacagtaagatgtacagtaggccagatcataaaaaaaaatctgtactgttacttagggtTGCACAATCAAAAAGCCTGTGTGTGTTCAGTTATTCacctgtgtgatgtgatcaatccgtttattccagttcagaattaaattatttattttattttaacatcAACAGTTTCAACCTAGACAGGTATATAAGAGTGTTTTTAATGGAGAACAATAAACATGAaaatatatttatgttttttttttttttttgagataAAGGCAATGAAATGTTCCGATATTTACATATAGTTGCATATTTTCCtaagcttgggtcccaggaaaacacagaatttctaTTTTGGGTCCCAGGATGAAAAAGTTTAAGGACCCCTGGCATAGAGACACAGATTCAGCTGCACTGACAAGTcttaggatttttttattttacagccAATTTTGTAGCTATTTTACAGCCAAATGAATCTAATTAAATTAGCATTGATTGCCCAACTAAGCACACAGACTGATTAGAGAAGTAGTAGGTGTAATCCTTCCTTAAAAAAACAGTTCACTATGCCAGGCGGTAAAGACAGTTCACTACGCCCTACGCCAGGCGGTGAAGACAGTTCACTACGCCAGGCAGTGAAGACAGTTCACTACGCCCTACGCCAGGCGGTGAAGACAGTTCACTACGCCAGGCGGTGAAGACAGTTCACTACGCCAGGCGGTGAAGACAGTTCACTACGCCAGGCGGTGAAGACAGTTCACTACGCCAGGCGGTGAAGACAGTTCACTACGCCCTACACCAGGCGGTGAAGACAGTTCACTACGCCAGGCGGTGAAGACAGTTCACTACGCCCTACGCCAGGCGGGGAAGACAGTTCACTACGCCAGGCGGTGAAGACAGTTCACTACGCCAGGCGGTGAAGACAGTTCACCACGCCAGGCGGTGAAGACAGTTCACTACGCCCTACACCAGGTGGTGAAGACAGTTCACTACGCCAGGCGGTGAAGACAGTTCACTACGCCAGGCGGTGAAGACAGTTCACTACGCCAGGCGGTGAAGACAGTTCACTACGCCAGGCGGTGAAGACAGTTCACTACGCCAGGTGGTGAAGACAGTTCACTACGCCCTACACCAGGCGGTGAAGACAGTTCACTACGCCAGGCGGTGAAGACAGTTCACTACGCCAGGCGGTGAAGACAGTTTACTATGCCAGGCGGTGAATATAGCCAAAATGACATGCTAATTAAAACATGAACTGTAGCCTTACCTTAGGTTCAAATTAAGTGAAACCTTATCCACGTGTATGTATCCACAGAGAAAAAGTAAGAGCCTTGTTTAACTGATCTGTCCGGTCAGGTTGAGTGTGACAAGATAGACTCCTGGTTTACTAGAAGCACTAGGAAGTCATTTAATTCCCTGCCACCCCCTCCTTAAATCAGAGTCCCAAGAGGTCAGCGACCCTCAACTTCCTGACACTGCAGCAATGTGATTGGATGACAGGTTGGGGGAACTATGGGAACAGTCACTATCTATCAGGAGTGTGTCAGCTACTCTGCCTGCCAGCCCACCTCATTACcaatcacaccacacacacacacacacacacacagagagagagagagagggcaattttttttttgtccaaCAAGCAGCTAAAGGCAGCCCATATAAAACATGCCTGGGAGAGAGATGAGTCATTTCATGACAAGTCATTTTCTCCTTCACAAAGCTAAGCCAGGTGGAATCATGGGAAGAGTTGACAGGTTAGTGCATCGATGTACCTGTTACTGAATCACAATCTCTAGTGTTGAACAGATAAGTCTGTTGCGGCCTCCTGTGACCGATCAGTTCAGTACTGATGCTCTGTCTCCGAAAATCTTAGCATACTGGTAAGTCATTCATCTGCTACACACTCTCCATTATGAAACACTTGAGTGGAAACAGTATAATTGATAAGACTGTTTGTGCTCTTTGGAAATGACTAGGTTCTCTCTGGTTTCAGTACGAACTACAAAACATCACCTTCCTTGAACCCtattcccctcctcctctattcccttattcctctcctcctttagGAAATCAGCAGGTCTTTCCCCTGAAGGTCACTGGGCTAAGTGTAGGAGTCTAGTTCCCATGATAAGGAAGGAAAGGAGTCTGAAATGGGAACAATCCACTTCCAAGCGTGCTCTCTGCAGGGGTCCAGACATTTTTAAGAGGGGTTTTAATCACTTCCAGAGTTCTGAGTTCCGGAGAAGATCAGCTATTTTTGGAAAACACATTCCATTGGAGCGGTGCACCTGACTGGTTTACTCAGTTAACCAACCAGCACCTGGTTCTGATAACACAGTAcatgtggggagagaggagaacgcaGCACAGCAGCCTTTTTCCCCCCAGCTTTTATTTTAAGCCCCTCGGCTTTGCTTCACTGAGTCAGGTTGCAAATTGCCGCTGAGCATGCAAACTGCTAAGGATTTTTATTCTCCATGTGGGTTACCATGAGAAGCTCATATTGTATTTAAGGCAGTTGGCTTTCTGGTGAATTCCTCAGTATATGGCCACGGGCACACTAAAATCTTTGCAGTGTGTTGACTGTTGACCCAGGAGATATGCATGGAATAACTTTTTATAAATTATATAGTATTGCTTTTTTAaaatatctgtgtccatattgtccatgattTTCTAGTAGATAGACAATATGGTTCAAGAAAAAAATAGCCTATttaatgaaaaaagcatctaAATCAACAACAGCATTATTTTAAATTACCTCTACAACTCGTCCAGCTATTGactttttttcacaactgccaccaaaacactgacatactgacatagtAGTAAAAACAATAAAAGTGTGTaaaaaaaacaaggatatttaaTGCGGAAGCCTTCATATTATACACcaaatggtattcactaagttgatggtttatatttaggataatgatTTCCAGCTTTGCCATtctattttttattgtttaattaTTGTATATATTTCACGTGATAAGGTCACACAGAGGTcaagagataattacagacacctgtgataatctgaagtacccaaaacggccactagatgtcttgtgatagaGTACATAAAAtcccttaaagctgcaatatgtcactttttgggcgacccaaccaaattcacatagacatGAGTGTtacagatctgtcattctcattgaacgcAATGAGAAAGCAAGCGGtaaatctgttctatgtgcgctatttctatgcttcccgtttttTCAAGTTTAGTTTTTGCGTACTTTAAATATGGTGCCTGGTTTACTTTAAATATGGTGCCTTGTTTACTTTAAATATGGTGCCTTGTTTACTTTAAATATGGTGCTTAGTTTACTTTACATATGATGCCTGGTTCACTGTAAATATGGTGCTTGGTTTGGTGCCTGGTTAACTTTAAATATGGTGCCTTGTTTACTTTAAATGTGGTGCTTAGTTTACTTTACATATGATGCCTGGTTCACTGTAAATATGGTGCTTGGTTTGGTGCCTGGTTTACTTTAAATATGGTGCCTTGTTTACTTTAAATATGGTGCTTAGTTTACTTTACATATGATGCCTGGTTCACTGTAAATATGGTGCCTGGTTTGGTGCCTAGTTTACTTTAAATATGGTGCTTGGTTTGGTGCCTGGTTTACTTTAAATATGGTGCCTGGTTCACTGTAAATATGGTGCTTGGTTTGGTGCCTGGTTAACTTTAAATATGGTGCCTGGTTTGGTGCCTAGTTTACTTTAAATATGGTGCCTGGTTTACTTTAAATATGGTGCCTGGTTTGGTGCCTAGTTTACTTTAAATATGGTGCCTGGTTTACTTTAAATAGCTGCTCAGTTAACTTTAAATATGATGCCTGGTTCACTGTAAATATGGTGCTTGGTTTGGTGCCCGGTTTACTTTAAATATGGTGCCTGGTTTGGTGCCTAGTTTACTTTAAATATGGTGCCTGGTTTGGTGCCTGGTTTACTGTAAATATGGGGCTTGGTTTGGTGCCTGGTTTACTTTAAATATGATGCCTGGTTTGGTGCCTGGTTTACGTTAAATATGGTGCCTGATTTACTTTAAATATGGTGCCTGGTTTACTTTAAATTTGATGCCTGGTTTGGTGCCTAGTTTACTTTAAATTTGGTGCCTAGTTTACTTTAAATATGGTGCCTGGTTTGGTGCCTAGTTTACTTTAAATACGGTGCCCGGTTTACTTTAAATATGGTGCCTGGTTTGGTGCCTAGTTTACTTTAAATATGGTGCCTGGTTTACTTTAAATAGCTGCTCAGTTAACTTTAAATATGATGCCTGGTTCACTGTAAATATGGTGCTTGGTTTGGTGCCTGGTTTACTTTAAATATGGTGCCTGGTTTGGTGCCTAGTTTACTTTAAATATGGTGCTTGGTTTGGTGCCTGGTTTACTTTAAATATGATGCCTGGTTTGGTGCCTGGTTTACGTTAAATATGGTGCCTGGTTTACTTTAAATATGGTGCCTGGTTTACTTTAAATATGGTGCCTGGTTTACTTTAAATATGGTTTGGTTTACTTTAAATATGGTGCTTGGTTTACTTTAAATTTGGTGCTTGGTTTACTGTAAATATGGTGCCTGGTTTACTTTAAATATGGCGCCTGGTTTACTTTTCAGTCATGTTGGCCTCCTTGGTTTGACATCAAGCAGAGAGGGgatagtagagggagagagatattttCACACCACTGCACAGATATGGAAGTGTACTGTATACCactagcagaggaggctggtgggaggagctataggaagacgggctcattgtaatggctggaattgaaTTGATGGTGAGGAGtcatatgtttgataccgttccattgactcctttccagccattacaatgagcccgtcctcttgtacctcctcccaccagcctctgctgaccactaGGCAGGAACACTTGGCAAGAAACTGATTCTTCAAAAAAAGAACAATAGATGTGGGTAACCGTCCCATAAGGCTGAATATAAAACACTGGAGGAGTCCAGGCCAGACCACACAGTGTTACACTTATGTAGCTGACTCACAGTGATACTATGGCAAACGTTAAACAGAGATGATAAATACCTGGTATCATTCTGTGAGAAACTAAGAATGCAAACTAAACTGTCTAAACCTAAAAGTCATGGTGTGGTTTATCCTGAGGGCAACAGCATTTTCAATTTAGTTAAGACTTACTATA from Oncorhynchus kisutch isolate 150728-3 linkage group LG26, Okis_V2, whole genome shotgun sequence carries:
- the LOC109870923 gene encoding histone H3.3, which gives rise to MARTKQTARKSTGGKAPRKQLATKAARKSAPSTGGVKKPHRYRPGTVALREIRRYQKSTELLIRKLPFQRLVREIAQDFKTDLRFQSAAIGALQEASEAYLVGLFEDTNLCAIHAKRVTIMPKDIQLARRIRGERA